The DNA segment GGGCGGCACAAGCTTGTATGATATTATATTGCAGACTATTCAGATTCCGCTTCAGAATCTCGGTCAAAGCGTAGGTTCGGCTATGCTGGCAACCTTCCTGATAACACTATTTTGGTTTTTTGGACTTCATGGAGCAAACCTGCTTGACCCTGTAATGAATGCTATTTACGTTCCGGCACTGCAGGCCAATGCTGCTGCAATTCAGCAAGGCGCAGTACCTCCAAACCTTATTACAAGGGTATTTTTTGACACATATTCTCATCTTGGCGGTTCAGGTGCAACGCTGGGTTTAGTTATTGCCATATTGCTTGTTTGTAAAAAAAGGCAGGATTTAAAGAGTCTGGCAAAACTTGCACTGCCTGCCGGCATCTTCCAGATTAATGAACCTATTATCTTCGGCTTACCCATAGTATTAAATCCAATACTATTTATACCTTTTATAATAATTGAACCGATACTCACACTTATTTCGTATCTTGCTACAGCCATAGGCTTGGTTCCTCCTACATACGTTGCAATTCCTTGGACATCACCTGTAGGAATCGGAGCATTTTTAGCCACAGGAGGAAGTCTTGGAGCAGCAATATTAGCCGTAGTAAATCTTGTAATTGCTACTCTAATATATATTCCATTTGTAATCCTGTTGGATAGACAAGAATCTTCAAATGATATGGATTTGCCCCAATAAATATGCTCAAGCAGAAGTAACGGAAAACTTCGTTACTTCTGCATATCTTGTTGCATTAAAAACTTAGCATTTTGGACAACATTTATAAAACAAATATAATGAGGAGCGATTATCTTATGGATTTAGAAAGAGATATACTTAATTTGATAACATACAGCGGTGAAGCAACAAGCCTTTCCATCGAAGCGATAGAATATGCAAGAAACGGAGAATTTGCCAAAGCCGAAGATTGTTTTAAAGAAGCTGACGAAAAACTTATAATGGCGCATAAAGTTCAGACCTCTTTAATGCACAGAGAAGCAGCCGGTGAGAGCTTTTCTATGTCGATACTTTTAGTGCATGCACAGGACCATTTGATGAATTCCATTACAACGAATACCTTGGCTAAAGAATTTGTCAAGGTATTCAGCGAACTTGAGAGTTTAAAGAAGAAAGGTGAAGCCTAAATGAAAGAACTGGGGATTTCCATATATCCTGCAGAAACTAATATAGAAGATGATTGTAGATATATAGATACAGCTCGCAAATATGGCTTTACAAGAATATTTACTAACCTCATTTCCGTAGAAAACGATCAACATATGTTAGAATGTTTCAAGAAAGTATGTTTATATGCCAGGAAAAATAATATGAAAGTAATTGCAGATATAAATCCAGAGGTCTTACAAACTTTAGGAGTTTGTCCGAACGATATAGAATTTTTTTACAATCTTGGCCTTTTTGGCATACGCTTTGA comes from the Tepidanaerobacter acetatoxydans Re1 genome and includes:
- a CDS encoding PTS sugar transporter subunit IIC; the encoded protein is MEAFIEWMDKHFVPIAAKIGAQRHLVAIRDGFAGIMPLILAGSFAVLLNNTLCIWVPALEFLVPINSAVWWGTFAIMTLLIVFSVGYNLAKSYDEDALVAGLISVASFIITLPQAPEGVGWGFIKINYLDATALFTGLLVAIIATEIFVKLTKAHLVINMPGDVPPSVGRAFAALIPSAVTVYVFGILTSIITAMGGTSLYDIILQTIQIPLQNLGQSVGSAMLATFLITLFWFFGLHGANLLDPVMNAIYVPALQANAAAIQQGAVPPNLITRVFFDTYSHLGGSGATLGLVIAILLVCKKRQDLKSLAKLALPAGIFQINEPIIFGLPIVLNPILFIPFIIIEPILTLISYLATAIGLVPPTYVAIPWTSPVGIGAFLATGGSLGAAILAVVNLVIATLIYIPFVILLDRQESSNDMDLPQ
- a CDS encoding PTS lactose/cellobiose transporter subunit IIA; protein product: MDLERDILNLITYSGEATSLSIEAIEYARNGEFAKAEDCFKEADEKLIMAHKVQTSLMHREAAGESFSMSILLVHAQDHLMNSITTNTLAKEFVKVFSELESLKKKGEA